From one Humulus lupulus chromosome 8, drHumLupu1.1, whole genome shotgun sequence genomic stretch:
- the LOC133793849 gene encoding uncharacterized protein LOC133793849, with protein MKKSTKTFVNEAARKDYEKMAVELERSQLERQSQHQSEGFGTEYSIDSSAVNQYEILSKVLGERSDYQRGVGYRVKGKGKGRKSTSSSTNQSQSQAHTASTPHEYMTTMALMMKEMREMIQMMTPQKPSNLYDPRFDSFLQRYLPSQSEGGTSSQSNTTHPDLHRPPQQQYQSPPQYPPYMSSQQPPQYQNQYMFGRSSQSPPLYFNFIDFPGGSMQHPHPNLRYGEVGGSSQYQPFSRYDELGGSSQQQPSFRYGEFGGGSQQQKQPFLSTLICPQPQDQFGDLTLG; from the exons ATGAAAAAATCGACAAAAACTTTTGTCAACGAGGCAGCCCGaaaagattat gaaaaaatggcaGTGGAGCTTGAGAGGTCACAGCTTGAAAGACAGTCTCAACATCAGAGTGAGGGGTTTGGTACTGAATATAGCATTGATTCGTCCGCGGTCaatcaatacgagatactaagtaaagtcctcggggagagatctgactaccaaagaggagtgggttatagggtgaaagggaaagggaaagggagaaagtcaacctccagctctacaaatcaaagtcagtcccaagcacaTACTGCTTCTACGCCTCATGAATATATGACTACTATGGCTCTAATGATGAAGGAAATGCGTGAGATGATTCAGATGATGACACCTCAGAAACCCAGTAATCTGTATGACCCACGATTTGACAGCTTTCTACAGAGGTATTTGCCATCACAATCTGAAGGTGGTacgtcttctcagagtaacaccACCCATCCTGACCTTCATAGACCACCACAACAACAGTACCAGTCTCCTCCACAGTATCCACCATATatgtcgtcgcaacaacctccgCAGTATCAAAATCAATACATGTTTGGAcgctcttcccagtctcctccactcTATTTTAACTTTATCGACTTtccaggaggatcgatgcagcatCCACATCCTAATCTTAGGTATGGTGAGGTTGGGGGTTCGTCTCAATATCAACCATTTTCTCGGTATGATGAACTTGGGGGTTCCTCGCAGCAGCAACCATCTTTTagatatggtgagtttgggggcGGATCGCAGCAACAAAAGCAACCGTTTTTATCCACCCTTATATGCCCACAGCCTCAGgatcagtttggggacctcacaCTTGGATGA
- the LOC133795530 gene encoding protein FAR1-RELATED SEQUENCE 12-like, which translates to MNIDTRDMEEQPNNQSNKDQEVTIDGATKIKQIHSNIPDEEIPKVSMEFETEEQAYNFYNVYAYKVGFSIRRSKGHKDNKDGKVKDRTFCCSCEGFRKKDKRYDNVKCHRAETRFGCLARMKIKLHQFGNYQVVEFYADHTHMTSSPSKSHLHRSQRRITLAQASEIDLAENSGIAPKATAMSRKKPKTILTDQDAAMAKALRSQWPETYHRLCIWHMYQNAAKHLSSVFERFHEFATGFENYIYEYDEECEFIEAWGNMLGYQHTLLRFFKHFERLIDDRRYEELKVDFRVSQRNLAPSLPIEILNHATYVYTPVVLRMFEVEFSKAYNCAMEFCTELGAVAEYKLTPNGKYFHHTVKYDSSIDGAICSCKKFEFAGILCSHILKVFSFRNVLKIPSQYILKRWTKHAKMGATGTFEIKQGDDLKACLAMRYQDLSRSYTHIVTRASETEKAYKVARNGFKRLWDDVDACLREERIESKEESHTTFGIDTTVKGIKTKNKRICGSSSCPKNSLEKMCKKTKVSPNFNNNDQVNNYMPHSQPDLSFSTTSFNLNHIGMTPKNSSIGTSMAELLLQTESTSFGFEGSQFFKNI; encoded by the exons atgaatATCGATACAAGAGATATGGAAGAACAGCCCAACAATCAAAGTAATAAAGACCAAGAAGTTACAATTGATGGTGCAACAAAAATAAAGCAGATTCATTCCAACATTCCTGATGAAGAGATACCAAAGGTTAGTATGGAATTTGAAACTGAAGAACAAGCTTACAATTTTTATAATGTTTATGCTTATAAAGTTGGATTTAGCATACGAAGAAGTAAAGGGCATAAGGATAATAAAGATGGAAAAGTAAAAGATAGAACTTTTTGTTGCTCATGTGAAGGCTTTCGCAAAAAAGATAAACGATATGATAATGTGAAATGTCATCGTGCTGAAACAAGGTTTGGTTGTTTGGCGAGGATGAAGATAAAACTTCATCAATTTGGAAATTATCAAGTTGTTGAATTCTATGCGGACCATACACATATGACTTCAAGCCCTAGTAAGAGCCACTTACATAGGTCACAAAGAAGAATAACTCTTGCTCAAGCATCTGAAATTGATTTGGCTGAGAATTCAGGAATTGCTCCTAAAGCTA CAGCAATGTCACGGAAAAAACCAAAAACTATTCTTACTGATCAAGATGCAGCAATGGCAAAGGCATTAAGATCCCAATGGCCAGAGACTTATCATCGCTTATGCATTTGGCATATGTATCAAAATGCAGCAAAACACCTGAGTAGTGTTTTTGAAAGATTTCATGAATTTGCTACGggttttgaaaattatatatatgaatatgatgaAGAATGTGAATTCATTGAGGCTTGGGGGAACATGCTTGG CTATCAACACACTTTGTTGCGTTTTTTCAAACATTTTGAGAGGTTAATTGATGATCGTCGTTATGAAGAGTTAAAAGTAGACTTTAGAGTAAGTCAACGCAATTTAGCACCATCTCTCCCAATTGAAATTTTGAATCATGCAACATATGTGTATACCCCTGTAGTGTTGAGAATGTTTGAGGTTGAGTTTTCAAAGGCTTATAACTGTGCTATGGAATTTTGTACTGAGCTAGGAGCAGTGGCAGAGTATAAGCTTACTCCTAATGGTAAGTATTTTCACCACACAGTTAAATATGACTCTTCAATTGATGGAGCGATATGTAGTTGCAAGAAGTTTGAGTTTGCAGGAATATTGTGCTCACATATTCTTAAAGTATTTTCCTTTCGTAATGTTTTGAAAATACCTTCTCAATACATTTTAAAGAGGTGGACAAAGCATGCAAAGATGGGAGCTACAGGTACATTTGAGATTAAACAGGGAGATGATCTTAAAGCATGTTTGGCAATGCGTTATCAAGATTTGTCCAGATCTTACACTCATATTGTAACAAGAGCATCAGAAACTGAAAAAGCCTATAAAGTTGCTAGAAATGGCTTTAAAAGACTTTGGGATGATGTTGATGCATGTTTGAGAGAAGAAAGAATTGAAAGTAAAGAGGAGAGTCATACTACCTTTGGAATTGATACAACAGTAAAAggcataaaaacaaaaaataagagAATTTGTGGTAGCTCTTCATGTCCAAAGAATTCTCTTGAGAAGATGTGTAAGAAAACCAaa GTATCACCAAACTTTAACAACAACGATCAAGTCAATAACTATATGCCACATTCTCAACCAGATTTGTCATTCTCCACAACTTCATTTAATCTTAACCAt ATTGGTATGACACCTAAAAATTCAAGTATAGGAACAAGCATGGCTGAATTGCTCTTACAG ACTGAGTCTACATCTTTTGGATTTGAAGGTAGCCAATTTTTCAAGAATATATAA